In a single window of the Minwuia thermotolerans genome:
- a CDS encoding enoyl-CoA hydratase/isomerase family protein, whose amino-acid sequence MGWKFCEIEKRGPVAVVTMDRGEKLNAFNPPLIREMTEVAKSFHDDQETQAVVLAGNDKYFSSGADLTDTEMWQTEGMTDVQIRDRFFLGGKMCDAWETMPQITVAAMEGLAVGAGLALPLAMDWRVMGKSCYFYVPEIKIGLNLQWNAQPRLTRLVGPARAKRIIILCERMQSDQALDWGLVDEVAEDGKAKDKAIELAERAASMPAVAVRMVKEAVNNTANALNKTASYADADQSWLAGGLSAARAARDDFAK is encoded by the coding sequence ATGGGCTGGAAATTCTGCGAGATCGAGAAACGGGGACCGGTCGCGGTCGTCACCATGGACCGGGGCGAGAAGCTCAACGCCTTCAACCCGCCGCTGATCCGGGAAATGACCGAGGTGGCGAAGAGCTTCCATGACGATCAGGAGACGCAGGCGGTCGTGCTCGCCGGCAACGACAAGTACTTCTCGTCCGGCGCAGACCTGACGGACACGGAGATGTGGCAGACCGAGGGGATGACGGACGTGCAGATCCGCGACCGCTTCTTCCTCGGCGGCAAGATGTGCGACGCCTGGGAGACTATGCCGCAGATCACGGTCGCGGCGATGGAAGGCCTCGCCGTCGGCGCCGGCCTCGCCCTGCCGCTGGCGATGGATTGGCGGGTGATGGGCAAGTCCTGCTACTTCTACGTGCCCGAGATCAAGATCGGCCTGAACCTGCAGTGGAACGCGCAGCCGCGGCTGACGCGCCTGGTGGGGCCGGCCCGGGCCAAGCGCATCATCATCCTCTGCGAGCGGATGCAGTCGGATCAGGCGCTCGACTGGGGCCTGGTCGACGAGGTCGCCGAGGACGGCAAGGCGAAGGACAAGGCGATCGAACTGGCCGAGCGCGCCGCCTCCATGCCGGCCGTCGCCGTGCGCATGGTCAAGGAGGCGGTCAACAACACCGCCAATGCGCTGAACAAGACCGCAAGCTATGCCGATGCCGACCAGAGCTGGCTCGCCGGGGGGCTCTCGGCGGCGCGGGCCGCGCGCGACGACTTCGCGAAGTGA
- a CDS encoding peptide chain release factor 3 produces the protein MTTIQTETARRRTFAIISHPDAGKTTLTEKLLLFGGAIQAAGAVRARGEQRRTRSDWMKMERERGISVSASVMTFDYGGHAFNLLDTPGHEDFSEDTYRVLTAVDSAVMVIDAARGIEPQTRKLFEVCRLRDVPIITFINKMDREARDPFELMDEIEQDLALDVTPANWPIGMGRDFQGCYDLMGDRLVLMERTKDKQGDRIAEVKGLEDAQLDRLLGEAPAAELRETAEMARGLCPAFDRQAYRDGTMTPVFFGSALNAFGVQDLLDALGAFAPPPRPLQSDVRMVQPEEDKVSGFVFKIQANMDPKHRDRVAFVRMVSGHFKRGQRLKHVRTGKSLAVSNPVMFLAGDRATTEEAWPGDIIGIPNHGQLSIGDTLTEGEDLRFRGVPSFAPELLQRVRATDPMRAKHLGAALQQLAEEGVARVFKPRFGADWVVGVLGALQFDVLQERISSEYNVPVRFEPAELYTARWVSADSHAELKKFCDANNTAIADDHEGDPVYLARNAWHLDRGQKDWPQIRFTATKDPGVAEKAAA, from the coding sequence ATGACCACCATCCAGACCGAGACCGCCCGGCGGCGGACCTTCGCCATCATTTCCCACCCGGACGCGGGCAAGACGACGCTGACCGAGAAGCTGCTGCTGTTCGGCGGCGCGATCCAGGCCGCGGGCGCCGTCCGCGCGCGCGGCGAGCAGCGGCGCACCCGCTCCGACTGGATGAAGATGGAGCGTGAGCGCGGCATCTCGGTCTCCGCCTCGGTGATGACCTTCGACTATGGCGGCCACGCCTTCAACCTGCTGGACACGCCGGGCCACGAGGACTTTTCCGAGGACACCTACCGCGTACTGACGGCCGTCGACTCGGCGGTGATGGTGATCGACGCCGCGCGCGGCATCGAGCCCCAGACGCGCAAGCTGTTCGAGGTCTGCCGCCTGCGCGACGTGCCCATCATCACGTTCATCAACAAGATGGACCGGGAGGCGCGCGATCCCTTCGAGCTGATGGACGAGATCGAGCAGGATCTTGCCCTCGACGTCACGCCGGCCAACTGGCCGATCGGCATGGGCCGCGATTTCCAGGGCTGTTACGACCTGATGGGCGACCGGCTGGTGCTTATGGAGCGCACCAAGGACAAGCAGGGCGACCGCATCGCCGAGGTGAAGGGCCTGGAGGACGCGCAGCTCGACCGGCTGCTGGGCGAGGCTCCGGCGGCGGAACTGCGCGAGACCGCAGAGATGGCGCGCGGTCTCTGCCCGGCCTTCGACCGCCAGGCCTATCGCGACGGCACCATGACACCGGTCTTCTTCGGCAGCGCGCTGAACGCCTTCGGCGTGCAGGACCTGCTGGACGCGCTGGGCGCCTTCGCGCCGCCGCCGCGCCCGCTGCAATCGGACGTCCGCATGGTCCAGCCCGAGGAGGACAAGGTCTCCGGCTTCGTCTTCAAGATTCAGGCGAACATGGACCCCAAGCACCGCGACCGCGTCGCCTTCGTGCGCATGGTCTCGGGCCATTTCAAACGCGGCCAGCGGCTGAAGCACGTGCGCACGGGCAAGTCGCTCGCCGTCTCCAACCCGGTGATGTTCCTGGCCGGCGACCGCGCCACCACCGAGGAAGCCTGGCCGGGCGATATCATCGGCATTCCGAACCACGGCCAGCTTTCCATCGGCGACACGCTGACCGAGGGCGAGGACCTGCGTTTCCGAGGCGTGCCGAGCTTCGCGCCGGAACTGCTGCAGCGGGTCCGGGCCACCGACCCCATGCGCGCCAAGCATCTGGGCGCGGCGTTGCAGCAGCTGGCGGAGGAGGGCGTGGCGCGCGTCTTCAAGCCGCGCTTCGGCGCCGACTGGGTGGTCGGGGTGCTGGGCGCGCTGCAGTTCGACGTGCTGCAGGAGCGGATCAGCTCGGAATACAACGTCCCGGTCCGCTTCGAGCCGGCCGAGCTGTATACCGCGCGCTGGGTTTCCGCCGACAGCCATGCCGAGCTGAAGAAGTTCTGCGACGCCAACAACACCGCCATCGCCGACGATCACGAGGGCGACCCGGTCTACCTGGCGCGCAACGCCTGGCACCTGGACAGGGGCCAGAAGGACTGGCCGCAGATCCGCTTCACCGCCACCAAGGATCCGGGCGTGGCCGAGAAAGCAGCCGCCTGA
- a CDS encoding MaoC family dehydratase, protein MKGAFEDIEVGEARETARRTVTKAEILAFAEEFDPQIFHLDEEAAKQTVFRGLCASGWHTASLMMRLQMDAWKSDYSLGSPGFDDLRWLKPLRPGDTIHVRATCIDKTPSRSKPDRGSARWKTEVVNQKGEVVLDAELIGIYRKRGAD, encoded by the coding sequence ATGAAAGGCGCGTTCGAGGATATCGAGGTCGGCGAGGCCCGGGAGACGGCGAGACGGACGGTGACGAAGGCGGAGATCCTCGCCTTCGCCGAGGAGTTCGATCCCCAGATCTTCCACCTGGACGAGGAGGCCGCGAAACAGACCGTCTTCCGCGGTCTCTGCGCCAGCGGCTGGCACACGGCCTCGCTGATGATGCGGCTGCAGATGGACGCCTGGAAGTCGGACTACTCCTTGGGCTCGCCGGGGTTCGACGACCTGCGCTGGCTGAAGCCGCTCCGGCCCGGCGACACGATCCACGTCCGCGCCACCTGCATCGACAAGACGCCGTCGCGCTCGAAGCCCGACCGGGGCTCCGCCCGCTGGAAGACCGAGGTGGTCAACCAGAAGGGCGAAGTGGTGCTCGACGCCGAACTGATCGGCATCTACCGCAAGCGCGGCGCCGACTGA
- a CDS encoding dienelactone hydrolase family protein, whose product MGQWIKLKASDGHEFDAWRAAPAGTPKGAVVVIQEIFGVNAHIRDVAEGYAAEGYLAIAPAIYDRIEPGLECGYTPEEIAKAREWRAACDLDKVLLDIEAAVDEASKAGKVGMVGYCWGGSLVYISCCRMGDKVAAGSGYYGGQIMPHITEEVKAPLILHFGENDKSIPLQDVRNIAESHPEVGVHLYKDTGHGFNCDHRADYHAENARVARELTLKHFAEHVDA is encoded by the coding sequence ATGGGCCAGTGGATCAAGCTGAAGGCCTCGGACGGCCACGAATTCGACGCCTGGCGGGCCGCGCCCGCCGGCACGCCGAAAGGCGCGGTCGTGGTGATCCAGGAGATCTTCGGCGTCAACGCGCACATCCGGGACGTGGCCGAGGGCTATGCCGCGGAAGGCTACCTGGCCATCGCGCCGGCAATTTACGACCGGATCGAGCCCGGCCTGGAATGCGGTTACACGCCCGAGGAAATCGCCAAGGCCCGCGAATGGCGCGCCGCCTGCGACCTGGACAAGGTGCTGCTGGACATCGAGGCAGCGGTGGACGAGGCGTCGAAGGCGGGCAAGGTGGGCATGGTCGGCTATTGCTGGGGCGGCTCGCTGGTCTACATCTCCTGCTGCCGCATGGGCGACAAGGTGGCGGCCGGCTCGGGCTATTACGGCGGCCAGATCATGCCGCACATCACCGAGGAGGTGAAAGCGCCGCTGATCCTGCACTTCGGCGAGAACGACAAGTCGATCCCGCTGCAGGACGTGCGCAACATCGCCGAGTCCCATCCGGAAGTCGGCGTGCACCTCTACAAGGACACCGGCCACGGCTTCAACTGCGACCACCGGGCCGACTATCACGCCGAGAACGCCCGGGTCGCCAGGGAACTGACGCTGAAGCATTTCGCCGAGCACGTCGACGCCTGA
- a CDS encoding AtuA-related protein produces the protein MTRRIELREIAHARAGDKGDTSNISLWVFDPADWGLVRGQVTAEAVKAHFGAQVKGRVTRYELPHLHGLNFVLEGALDGGVNGSLNLDGHGKSWSAILLALEIEVDQ, from the coding sequence ATGACCCGCCGGATCGAACTGCGCGAGATCGCTCACGCCCGCGCGGGCGACAAGGGCGACACCTCCAACATCTCGCTCTGGGTGTTCGACCCCGCCGACTGGGGACTGGTCCGCGGCCAGGTCACCGCCGAGGCGGTGAAGGCCCATTTCGGCGCTCAGGTGAAGGGACGCGTCACGCGTTACGAACTGCCTCACCTGCACGGCCTGAACTTCGTTCTCGAAGGCGCGCTGGACGGCGGCGTCAACGGCTCGCTGAACCTTGACGGCCACGGCAAGAGCTGGAGCGCGATCCTGCTCGCGCTCGAGATCGAGGTGGATCAATAG
- a CDS encoding acyclic terpene utilization AtuA family protein, with the protein MTGGAVRIGCGAGFSADRLDGAVDLARDGRLDALVFECVGERTLAFGHRDRRLDPAKGFNPQLEARLKAVWPLCIAGGCTIVTNMGVANPRRAAEVAMALGVDGGRTAAVLGDDVTALIGPETPLDGGRLSVADVDRELFGANAYLGSDALLPALEAGVSLVIGGRIADPALFLSVLRHSFGWAADDWPLLGAGTLVGHLLECGAQVTGGYFADPGHKEVPGLARVGYPLAEVAADGTFELTKLPDAGGMVTAATVREQLLYEVHDPGRYLTPDVTADFSGVHLDDRGGDVVALSGADGTARPETLKVTVAFDGGFLAEGEVSYAGRGAAGRARLAGEVAEERLRRVHGFTEELRLDLIGVQSLHRHHDHGVAPEGTDVRLRVAGRFRERERAEMLLWEVESLLCCGPAGGGGFRGRVTPSVVTHDAFLPRSDVPTRVEVFG; encoded by the coding sequence GTGACCGGGGGCGCCGTCCGGATCGGCTGCGGCGCGGGGTTCTCCGCCGACCGGCTGGACGGCGCCGTCGATCTCGCCCGTGACGGCCGGCTCGATGCGCTGGTCTTCGAATGCGTGGGCGAGCGGACGCTGGCCTTCGGCCATCGCGACCGCAGGCTGGATCCGGCGAAGGGTTTCAACCCGCAGCTCGAAGCCCGGCTGAAGGCCGTCTGGCCGCTCTGCATCGCTGGCGGCTGCACCATCGTCACCAACATGGGCGTCGCCAATCCGCGCCGCGCGGCCGAGGTCGCCATGGCGCTTGGCGTCGACGGCGGCCGCACCGCCGCGGTGCTGGGCGATGATGTCACCGCGCTGATCGGGCCGGAGACGCCGCTGGACGGCGGCCGGCTGAGCGTCGCCGACGTTGACCGGGAACTGTTCGGCGCCAACGCCTATCTCGGTTCCGACGCCCTGCTGCCGGCGCTGGAAGCCGGCGTCTCGCTGGTGATCGGTGGGCGCATCGCCGATCCGGCGCTGTTCCTCTCGGTGCTGCGCCACAGCTTCGGCTGGGCGGCGGACGACTGGCCGCTGTTGGGCGCAGGCACCCTGGTCGGGCACCTGCTGGAATGCGGCGCCCAGGTCACGGGCGGCTATTTCGCCGATCCCGGCCACAAGGAGGTGCCCGGCCTCGCCCGGGTCGGCTACCCGCTGGCCGAGGTCGCCGCCGACGGCACGTTCGAACTGACCAAGCTGCCGGACGCGGGCGGCATGGTCACGGCGGCGACCGTCAGGGAACAGCTTCTCTACGAGGTCCATGACCCGGGGCGCTACCTGACGCCGGACGTGACCGCCGACTTCTCGGGCGTGCATCTCGATGACCGGGGCGGCGACGTTGTGGCGCTCTCCGGCGCGGACGGAACCGCCCGGCCGGAGACGCTGAAGGTCACCGTCGCCTTCGACGGCGGCTTCCTGGCCGAGGGTGAGGTCTCCTATGCCGGCCGCGGCGCCGCCGGCCGGGCCCGGCTGGCCGGCGAGGTGGCGGAGGAACGGCTCCGCCGCGTGCACGGCTTCACCGAGGAACTGCGCCTCGACCTGATCGGGGTGCAGTCACTGCACCGGCATCACGACCATGGCGTCGCGCCCGAGGGGACCGATGTGCGTCTCCGCGTTGCCGGCCGCTTCCGCGAGCGCGAACGGGCGGAAATGCTGCTCTGGGAGGTTGAATCGCTGCTCTGCTGCGGCCCGGCGGGCGGCGGCGGCTTCCGCGGGCGGGTCACGCCGTCGGTCGTCACCCACGACGCCTTCCTGCCGCGCTCCGACGTGCCCACGCGCGTGGAGGTGTTCGGGTGA
- a CDS encoding LysE family translocator encodes MPLELWIAFVLASAALLAVPGPTVMLAVSHALNGGRRTALGTVPGTMLGDFTAMTVSLAGAGAVLAASATLFTVLKLAGAAYLIWLGVKLWRSKPDPAVLEQSIAPASMRSVFLQSFVVTALNPKGIVFFVAFVPQFVDPAAPVLMQFVVLEATFVILAGVNVALWAMAAGTLRSRFRRPATMRLVNRIGGGFLIGAGLLTAAVRRA; translated from the coding sequence ATGCCCCTCGAACTCTGGATCGCCTTCGTCCTCGCCAGCGCGGCGTTGCTCGCCGTGCCGGGACCGACGGTCATGCTGGCGGTCTCGCACGCGTTGAACGGCGGCCGGCGGACCGCGCTCGGCACCGTGCCGGGCACCATGCTGGGCGATTTCACCGCGATGACGGTCTCGCTGGCCGGGGCGGGCGCGGTGCTGGCGGCCTCGGCGACCCTGTTCACCGTATTGAAGCTCGCGGGCGCCGCCTATCTGATCTGGCTCGGCGTGAAGCTGTGGCGGTCGAAGCCCGATCCGGCGGTGCTTGAACAGAGCATCGCTCCGGCCAGCATGCGGTCGGTCTTCCTGCAGAGCTTCGTCGTCACGGCGCTCAACCCGAAGGGCATCGTCTTCTTCGTTGCCTTCGTGCCGCAGTTCGTCGACCCGGCCGCGCCGGTGCTCATGCAGTTCGTCGTGCTGGAGGCGACTTTCGTCATCCTCGCCGGGGTCAATGTCGCACTCTGGGCCATGGCGGCGGGGACGCTCCGCTCCCGCTTCCGACGGCCCGCGACCATGCGCCTGGTCAACCGCATCGGCGGCGGCTTCCTGATCGGCGCGGGGCTGCTGACGGCAGCGGTGCGAAGGGCGTAG
- the tldD gene encoding metalloprotease TldD, giving the protein MSDLSQTDELFFARAGLDRAKTERQVSEALQGMDDGELYLEYSQSEMLAFDDGRLRNASFDTAQGFGLRSVAEEAQGYAHASDLSEEAIGRAIGTVQAVRRGHSGSMADGPAGTNRLLYGDENPIGSPSFAEKVKLLQEIDAYARAKDQRVQQVTCSLAGSWKAVQIIRADGQRAADIRPLVRLNVSVVVGDGDRQETGSAGTGGRTGFEAYLDPARWQAEVDEALRQALVNLESVAAPAGEQTVVLGPGWPGILLHEAIGHGLEGDFNRKKSSVFSGLMGQRVAAPGVTVVDDGTIEDRRGSLTIDDEGTPSSRTVLIEDGILTGYMQDRMNARLMGMKPTGNGRRESFAHMPMPRMTNTVMLNGDRDPEEILRSVKKGVYATSFGGGQVDIVSGKFVFTCTEAYEIEDGRIGRPIKGATLIGSGEEVLKKVAMIGNDMALDPGIGTCGKAGQGVPVGVGQPTLRIDGLTVGGTG; this is encoded by the coding sequence ATGTCCGACCTTTCGCAGACCGACGAGCTGTTCTTCGCCCGCGCCGGGCTCGACCGCGCGAAGACCGAACGGCAGGTATCGGAGGCGTTGCAGGGGATGGACGACGGCGAGCTGTATCTGGAGTACAGCCAGTCGGAGATGCTGGCCTTCGATGACGGTCGCCTGCGCAACGCCAGCTTCGACACCGCCCAGGGCTTCGGGTTGCGTTCAGTCGCCGAGGAGGCTCAGGGGTATGCCCATGCCTCGGACCTGTCGGAGGAGGCTATCGGGCGCGCCATCGGCACGGTGCAGGCCGTGCGCCGCGGCCATTCCGGCTCCATGGCCGACGGCCCTGCCGGCACCAACCGCCTGCTCTACGGCGACGAGAACCCCATCGGCTCGCCCAGCTTCGCGGAGAAGGTGAAGCTGCTGCAGGAGATCGACGCCTATGCCCGCGCGAAGGACCAGCGCGTGCAGCAGGTCACCTGTTCCCTTGCCGGCTCCTGGAAGGCGGTGCAGATCATCCGCGCCGATGGCCAGCGCGCCGCCGACATCCGTCCGCTGGTGCGCCTCAACGTCTCCGTCGTCGTCGGCGACGGCGATCGTCAGGAAACAGGTTCCGCGGGCACCGGCGGCCGGACCGGCTTCGAAGCCTATCTGGACCCGGCCCGCTGGCAGGCGGAAGTCGACGAGGCGCTGCGCCAGGCGCTGGTGAATCTGGAAAGCGTCGCCGCCCCGGCCGGCGAGCAGACCGTGGTGCTCGGCCCCGGCTGGCCCGGCATCCTGCTGCACGAGGCCATCGGCCACGGTCTGGAGGGCGACTTCAACCGCAAGAAGAGTTCGGTCTTTTCCGGCCTGATGGGCCAGCGCGTCGCCGCGCCGGGCGTGACGGTGGTCGACGACGGCACCATCGAGGACCGCCGCGGCTCGCTCACCATCGACGACGAAGGCACGCCGTCCAGCCGCACGGTGCTGATCGAGGACGGCATCCTGACCGGCTACATGCAGGACCGCATGAACGCCCGGCTGATGGGCATGAAACCCACCGGCAACGGCCGGCGCGAGAGCTTCGCCCACATGCCCATGCCGCGCATGACCAACACGGTGATGCTGAACGGCGACCGCGATCCGGAGGAAATCCTGCGCAGCGTGAAGAAGGGCGTCTACGCCACCAGCTTCGGCGGCGGCCAGGTCGACATCGTCTCCGGCAAGTTCGTCTTCACCTGCACGGAGGCCTACGAGATCGAAGACGGCCGCATCGGCCGGCCGATCAAGGGCGCGACGCTGATCGGCTCGGGCGAGGAAGTGCTGAAGAAGGTCGCCATGATCGGCAACGACATGGCACTCGATCCCGGCATCGGCACCTGCGGCAAGGCCGGCCAGGGCGTGCCGGTCGGCGTCGGCCAGCCGACCCTGCGCATCGACGGCCTGACGGTCGGCGGCACGGGCTGA
- a CDS encoding EAL domain-containing protein, producing the protein MSEHIHAREMAANQVIFREGEAGDDAYILESGRIEISMGEGDAQRVIAVLEPGEIFGEMALIANAPRSATATTIEPCTLLVLRRNRLMKPIETADPIMRLTIQMMVERLNDASRWKAGQPLISQGSEAQRRAFAEVRELALRRVRTERELRRAIEKDELALHYQPIVGIADGSLAGYEALMRWNHPEQGFVPPARFIPLAEESGMVVQMGRWALERGLQEHAAIAAVYRTVHPGQPPPFISINVSAAQLHDLSEIDRFAGIIEAAGVEPDQIKLEITESLMADDPEHAAEALGRLKDLGVTLAIDDFGTGYSSLSYLHRFPLDTLKIDRSFVSRMDHDMASRLLVRAIVDLAADLGLQTVAEGVETEAEYAELAELGCDFGQGYLMARPCSASDLRGMLAQSGPDWRGWNAAQAAPA; encoded by the coding sequence TTGTCTGAGCACATACATGCCAGGGAGATGGCGGCGAACCAGGTGATCTTCCGCGAGGGAGAAGCCGGCGACGACGCCTACATCCTGGAGAGCGGACGGATCGAGATATCCATGGGCGAGGGCGATGCGCAACGCGTGATCGCCGTGCTGGAGCCGGGCGAGATTTTCGGCGAAATGGCCCTGATCGCCAACGCCCCGCGCTCGGCCACCGCCACCACGATCGAGCCCTGCACGCTGCTGGTGCTGCGCCGCAACCGCCTGATGAAGCCGATCGAGACCGCCGACCCGATCATGCGGCTGACCATCCAGATGATGGTGGAGCGGCTCAACGACGCCTCCCGCTGGAAGGCCGGCCAGCCGCTGATCAGCCAGGGCAGCGAGGCCCAGCGCCGGGCCTTCGCCGAGGTGCGCGAACTGGCGCTGCGGCGCGTGCGCACCGAACGCGAGCTGCGCCGCGCCATCGAGAAGGACGAGCTGGCGCTCCACTACCAGCCGATCGTCGGTATCGCCGACGGCAGTCTGGCCGGCTACGAGGCGCTGATGCGCTGGAACCACCCCGAGCAGGGTTTCGTGCCCCCCGCCCGTTTCATCCCCCTGGCCGAGGAAAGCGGCATGGTGGTGCAGATGGGGCGCTGGGCGCTGGAGCGCGGCCTGCAGGAACATGCCGCGATCGCCGCGGTCTACCGCACCGTCCATCCCGGCCAGCCGCCGCCCTTCATCAGCATCAACGTCTCCGCCGCCCAGTTGCACGATCTTTCGGAAATCGACCGCTTCGCGGGCATCATCGAGGCCGCGGGCGTCGAGCCGGATCAGATCAAGCTGGAGATCACAGAGAGCCTGATGGCCGACGATCCCGAGCATGCCGCGGAGGCCCTCGGGCGACTCAAGGATCTGGGCGTCACGCTGGCCATCGACGATTTCGGCACCGGATACTCCAGCCTAAGCTATCTCCATCGCTTCCCGCTGGACACGCTGAAGATCGACCGCTCCTTCGTCAGCCGCATGGACCACGACATGGCCAGCCGCCTGCTGGTGCGCGCGATCGTCGACCTCGCCGCCGATCTCGGCCTGCAGACCGTGGCCGAGGGCGTCGAGACCGAGGCGGAATACGCCGAGCTTGCCGAACTTGGCTGCGACTTCGGCCAGGGCTATCTCATGGCACGGCCCTGCTCGGCGTCGGACCTGCGCGGTATGCTCGCGCAATCGGGACCGGACTGGCGCGGCTGGAACGCGGCTCAGGCCGCCCCCGCATAG
- a CDS encoding LysR family transcriptional regulator: MKAEFDWNHLQSFLAVLKEGGLSGAARALGLSQPSVGRHIDALEAELGGALFTRSRSGMRPTPLALRLAPHAEAMAAAASALKRSAGGSESAIAGPVRLTAPAVMAEAVLPPMLTAFAEDHPGIEIELVSTNEPLNLLTREADVAVRTVRPEQLAVVARRAATVRLGLYAHRSYIARHGLPAGIGDIAGHRLIGYDRNPRILQLMAAKGVPVSAETFAFRTDSETAQLAMLRAGYGIGGCQAPLAARDSELEPVLPGVLDLELEIWLATHERLRNSPAVRALIDHLAAGLAAYAGAA; encoded by the coding sequence ATGAAAGCGGAATTCGACTGGAATCACCTGCAGAGCTTTCTCGCGGTCCTGAAGGAAGGCGGGCTCTCCGGGGCGGCGCGGGCGCTGGGGCTTTCGCAGCCCAGCGTCGGCCGCCACATCGACGCGTTGGAAGCGGAACTGGGCGGGGCGCTGTTCACGCGGTCCCGCTCCGGCATGAGACCGACGCCGCTGGCGCTCCGCCTGGCGCCGCATGCCGAGGCGATGGCTGCCGCCGCCTCGGCGCTGAAGCGCTCGGCGGGCGGTTCGGAGAGCGCGATCGCCGGACCGGTACGGCTGACGGCCCCGGCGGTGATGGCGGAGGCCGTCCTGCCGCCCATGCTCACCGCCTTCGCCGAGGATCATCCCGGCATCGAGATCGAGCTGGTCTCGACCAACGAGCCGCTTAACCTGCTGACGCGGGAGGCGGATGTCGCCGTCCGGACCGTCCGGCCCGAACAGCTCGCCGTGGTCGCGCGGCGTGCGGCGACGGTCCGGCTGGGTCTCTACGCGCATCGAAGCTACATCGCCCGCCACGGGCTGCCGGCCGGCATCGGCGACATCGCCGGGCACCGGTTGATCGGCTATGACCGCAATCCGCGCATCCTGCAGCTGATGGCCGCGAAGGGCGTGCCGGTCTCCGCCGAGACCTTCGCCTTCCGCACCGATTCCGAGACCGCCCAGCTCGCCATGCTGCGTGCAGGCTACGGTATCGGCGGCTGCCAGGCGCCGCTGGCCGCCCGCGACTCCGAGCTCGAGCCGGTGCTGCCCGGCGTGCTGGACCTGGAGCTGGAGATCTGGCTGGCGACCCACGAGCGGCTGCGCAACAGCCCGGCCGTGCGCGCGCTGATCGATCATCTCGCCGCCGGACTGGCCGCCTATGCGGGGGCGGCCTGA
- a CDS encoding NAD(P)H-binding protein: MTRTILIIGATGGAGRAVADAALARGHDVRALQRRPEAAELDRRIEIRRGDAMNAADVAEAARGADFIFHGANPPGYRHWDRLVEPMAMNAAMAAKAAGARLLLPGNVYNFGPDQFPLIHEDAPQNPISAKGAVRKAMEQAVKASGARVTILHAGDYFGVQAPASWFSNVMAKPGRTPRRIYWPGDRASGHAFAYLPDYAEAFMRLIEQEDRMEDVEDLNFAGHYLDPGIRLAEIAAHAAGLESRKIKAFPWWAVRLAAPFVPLCRELLEMRYLWFTDVRLDNTRLEALIGPEPRTAIDAAVEETMGRMGCLPHGGTWSAAEPSLFSG; the protein is encoded by the coding sequence ATGACAAGAACCATCCTGATCATCGGAGCCACCGGCGGCGCGGGCCGCGCCGTGGCCGACGCCGCCCTGGCACGCGGGCATGATGTCCGGGCGCTGCAGCGCCGGCCCGAGGCTGCCGAACTCGACCGCCGCATCGAGATCCGCCGGGGCGACGCGATGAACGCCGCCGATGTGGCCGAGGCAGCACGCGGCGCCGACTTCATCTTCCACGGCGCCAATCCGCCGGGCTACCGGCACTGGGACAGGCTGGTGGAGCCCATGGCCATGAACGCCGCCATGGCGGCGAAGGCCGCCGGCGCGCGGCTGCTGCTGCCGGGCAATGTCTACAATTTCGGCCCCGACCAGTTCCCGCTCATCCACGAGGACGCCCCCCAGAACCCCATCTCGGCCAAGGGCGCGGTGCGCAAGGCGATGGAGCAGGCTGTGAAGGCCAGCGGCGCGCGCGTGACCATCCTGCACGCGGGCGACTATTTCGGCGTGCAGGCGCCGGCGTCCTGGTTCTCCAACGTGATGGCGAAGCCCGGGCGCACGCCCCGGCGCATCTACTGGCCCGGCGACCGGGCGAGCGGTCACGCCTTCGCGTACCTCCCGGACTATGCGGAGGCGTTCATGCGCCTGATCGAACAGGAGGACCGCATGGAAGATGTGGAGGACCTGAATTTCGCCGGTCATTACCTCGACCCGGGCATTCGCCTGGCCGAAATTGCGGCCCACGCCGCCGGCCTCGAGTCGCGGAAGATCAAGGCCTTCCCCTGGTGGGCGGTGCGCCTGGCCGCGCCATTCGTGCCGCTGTGCCGGGAACTGCTGGAAATGCGCTATCTATGGTTCACCGACGTGCGGCTGGACAATACCCGCCTGGAGGCCCTGATCGGGCCGGAGCCGCGCACCGCGATCGACGCGGCGGTCGAGGAAACCATGGGCCGGATGGGCTGCCTTCCGCACGGCGGCACTTGGAGCGCGGCCGAGCCATCCCTATTCTCCGGGTAA